A genomic region of Marinobacter szutsaonensis contains the following coding sequences:
- a CDS encoding HDOD domain-containing protein, whose translation MELAPDLQLPSLPEVTLRALEACHDDASFQTISGIISADTALVGRVLSLANLTTESHEGPIRSIEQALVRLGPQRLRSLVLTAALNQLQFGLGNDDWRQIRDFWRHSLTTALTARALATLTGYPYPEEAFMLGVLHNIGELVAIKATTPDARQHYLNNQSDVAADLVSAWGLGPMAADAMRYQQAAPEESRDAGHLVKLISLATRLALSDAAGIAAADTVFGLSEELTREINRRIAHEVAGIASSLGIALDDNYDGERATRELQEAILQQAIVNQALDFAEPGQTTDSLIAEAANSLALITGSPVLGFAPRDKFLALIAGTGTDAPELTISPNPGGSALTEAFNTGSPVKLTGRNRTVLDRQLLSLLQTPSMIAIPVNAGSGCAGVFALGSDESRQNSTLELASLFSHRLGQIVANRQSTGQITDSAEHLQQELDRQHLRKQVHEVNNPLTIIRQYIYQLRNRLDDPDVHQELDIIREELDRAGDLLQQMGQTGTGTEHAGGISLNDELDSLSRIVEDSLFDDGKRRLRLDLTDNPALVSGPASALRQVIINLLRNASEALPESGGTVTLRTSAPVWQNQRTWVELEISDTGTGIPEAVRDKLFAPVKTTKGDGHSGLGLSIVKQLVDDMDGIIACRTGSDGTTFRILLPATFQRKKTPDDKPTGTDQ comes from the coding sequence ATGGAACTAGCGCCAGATCTACAGCTACCGAGTCTCCCGGAGGTAACGCTGCGGGCGCTCGAGGCTTGTCATGACGACGCCAGTTTCCAGACCATCAGCGGCATCATCTCTGCCGATACCGCACTCGTTGGCCGCGTTCTCTCCCTCGCCAACCTGACCACAGAATCCCACGAGGGCCCCATTCGATCCATCGAGCAGGCCCTGGTTCGCCTTGGCCCGCAACGGTTGCGCAGCCTGGTACTGACCGCAGCGCTGAACCAGCTGCAATTCGGGCTTGGCAACGATGACTGGCGGCAAATCCGGGATTTCTGGCGCCACTCCCTGACCACCGCGCTGACCGCCCGGGCCCTGGCCACACTTACCGGCTATCCCTACCCCGAAGAAGCCTTCATGCTCGGCGTCCTCCATAACATCGGCGAACTGGTTGCCATTAAAGCCACCACTCCGGATGCCCGCCAGCATTATCTGAACAACCAGTCCGACGTTGCCGCTGACCTGGTCAGCGCCTGGGGATTAGGACCAATGGCCGCGGACGCCATGCGCTATCAACAGGCCGCACCGGAGGAGTCCAGGGACGCCGGTCACCTGGTCAAACTGATCAGCCTGGCCACCCGGCTCGCCCTGTCCGATGCGGCAGGCATTGCCGCTGCCGACACCGTTTTCGGTCTCAGCGAAGAGCTGACCCGGGAGATCAACCGGCGCATCGCCCATGAAGTGGCCGGCATCGCCAGTTCCCTCGGGATTGCCCTCGATGACAATTATGACGGCGAGCGGGCAACCCGGGAACTGCAAGAGGCAATCCTCCAGCAGGCCATCGTCAACCAGGCCCTGGACTTCGCCGAACCGGGACAAACCACCGACAGCCTGATTGCTGAGGCGGCGAACAGCCTGGCCCTGATCACCGGCTCTCCCGTCCTTGGCTTTGCACCCAGGGATAAATTCCTCGCATTAATCGCGGGGACAGGAACCGACGCTCCCGAGCTCACGATTTCACCGAATCCGGGCGGCAGTGCCCTGACCGAGGCCTTCAATACCGGCAGCCCGGTCAAGCTCACCGGTCGCAACCGCACAGTACTTGACCGCCAGTTGCTGTCCCTGCTTCAAACGCCCTCAATGATAGCCATACCGGTCAACGCCGGCAGCGGATGCGCCGGCGTTTTTGCACTGGGCTCCGATGAGAGCAGGCAGAACAGCACTCTGGAGCTGGCGAGTCTTTTCAGTCATCGCCTCGGCCAGATCGTTGCCAACCGCCAATCCACCGGGCAGATCACCGATTCCGCCGAACACCTGCAGCAGGAGCTGGACCGCCAGCACCTGCGCAAACAGGTTCACGAGGTCAATAATCCGCTAACCATCATCCGCCAATACATTTACCAGTTACGAAACCGGCTCGATGATCCTGATGTGCACCAGGAGCTGGACATCATCCGCGAGGAACTGGACCGGGCGGGCGACCTTCTGCAACAGATGGGCCAGACGGGGACAGGGACGGAACACGCCGGCGGCATCTCGCTCAATGACGAGCTCGACAGCCTCAGCCGCATTGTCGAGGACAGCCTGTTCGATGACGGCAAACGCCGGCTCAGGCTGGATCTGACTGACAACCCCGCCCTGGTAAGCGGTCCCGCATCGGCTCTGCGCCAGGTCATTATCAACCTGTTGCGCAACGCCTCCGAGGCATTGCCGGAGAGCGGTGGCACGGTCACCTTGAGAACCTCGGCCCCGGTCTGGCAAAACCAGAGAACCTGGGTGGAGCTAGAAATATCCGATACCGGCACGGGCATCCCGGAAGCAGTCCGGGACAAACTGTTCGCGCCGGTGAAAACCACAAAGGGAGACGGCCACAGCGGTCTGGGCCTGAGCATTGTGAAACAACTCGTTGATGACATGGACGGCATCATCGCTTGCCGGACGGGGTCGGACGGAACCACTTTCCGCATCCTGCTCCCGGCAACGTTCCAGAGAAAGAAAACGCCTGATGACAAACCGACGGGTACCGACCAATGA
- a CDS encoding DUF2156 domain-containing protein, producing MTDQILALDSARELDSGNFSFAERVSYLKKYGTHSQSFSTLQPGMRFFDLPGIGYIAFMRKWGGTFVLSDPVCAPENFAEILEQFHGRYPNASYIQVSQPVVDFLHQRFGLFGTQFGSESRIDLSRWSLSGKKKQILRTALNQAQKNGITVKERFSDDHTREISEAWIRTRKCKSNEIRFLIRPMEMSYRENERHFYAYQDGKAVGFIYFDPIYRNNEIISYVPNISRANADFRQGIFYTLMAHAMEIFRAEGVPYLDLGLIPLSLDSTMEHQESRLLKRLLLLVYEKGNFLYNFKGLEFTKSRFRGEVFKTYCCHRRAIPAMEFLAMFKLTRLI from the coding sequence ATGACGGATCAGATTCTTGCACTGGACAGCGCCCGCGAACTGGACAGCGGCAACTTCAGTTTTGCCGAACGGGTGAGTTACCTGAAGAAGTACGGCACCCACTCCCAGTCCTTTTCAACCCTGCAGCCGGGCATGCGTTTCTTTGACCTGCCGGGCATCGGCTACATCGCGTTCATGCGTAAATGGGGGGGCACCTTTGTCTTGTCCGATCCGGTCTGTGCCCCCGAGAACTTTGCCGAGATTCTGGAGCAGTTTCACGGGCGCTACCCCAATGCCAGCTATATCCAGGTGTCACAACCAGTCGTGGATTTCCTGCACCAGCGCTTCGGCCTGTTCGGAACCCAGTTCGGCAGCGAATCCCGGATCGACCTGTCCCGCTGGAGCCTCAGCGGCAAGAAAAAACAGATTCTGCGCACGGCCCTGAACCAGGCCCAGAAGAACGGGATCACCGTGAAGGAACGTTTCAGCGACGACCACACCCGGGAGATCTCCGAAGCATGGATCCGCACCAGGAAATGCAAAAGTAACGAAATCCGCTTCCTGATCCGGCCGATGGAGATGTCATACCGGGAGAATGAACGGCACTTCTATGCCTACCAGGATGGCAAGGCGGTGGGGTTCATCTACTTCGACCCGATCTACCGGAACAACGAGATCATCAGCTACGTACCCAACATCTCCCGGGCCAATGCGGATTTCCGCCAGGGCATCTTCTACACGCTGATGGCCCATGCCATGGAGATATTCAGGGCCGAGGGTGTGCCCTACCTGGACCTGGGGCTGATTCCGCTGTCGCTGGACAGCACCATGGAACACCAGGAAAGCCGTCTGCTCAAACGCCTGCTGCTCCTGGTGTACGAGAAAGGCAATTTCCTATACAACTTCAAGGGGCTGGAATTCACAAAGTCGCGGTTCCGGGGCGAGGTCTTCAAGACCTACTGCTGCCACCGCCGGGCCATCCCGGCCATGGAGTTCCTGGCCATGTTCAAACTGACCCGGTTGATCTGA
- a CDS encoding class I SAM-dependent methyltransferase — translation MRDKYKYIGPVYDFLSNLYSGKNIHRCKTAMLDVETIRPGDRILFAGVGHGRDAIRAAELGADVTVVDLSETMLRKFAEAQQEEAPHLSIRRIHSDIMKVEEFEQYDMVVANFFLNVFDEDMMVKVLEHLIRLGKADARVVVGDFCYPTGNLLSRLFKKLYWYMAVFVFWLFANNAFHKIYNYPEHMQRLGLEVTDKKHFKLLNMDCYWSILGRKQA, via the coding sequence ATGCGCGACAAGTATAAGTACATTGGCCCCGTCTACGATTTCCTGAGCAACCTCTACAGCGGCAAGAACATCCATCGCTGCAAGACCGCCATGCTGGATGTGGAAACCATCCGTCCGGGTGACCGCATCCTGTTTGCCGGTGTCGGCCATGGCCGGGACGCCATCCGTGCCGCCGAGCTTGGCGCCGACGTTACCGTAGTCGATCTGTCCGAAACCATGCTGCGCAAGTTTGCCGAAGCCCAGCAGGAAGAGGCACCGCACCTGAGTATCCGCCGGATTCACAGTGACATCATGAAGGTCGAGGAATTCGAGCAGTACGACATGGTCGTCGCCAACTTCTTCCTCAACGTGTTCGACGAGGACATGATGGTGAAGGTTCTGGAGCATCTGATTCGACTCGGCAAGGCCGACGCCAGGGTGGTGGTCGGTGACTTCTGCTACCCCACCGGTAACCTGTTGTCCCGCCTGTTCAAAAAGCTCTACTGGTATATGGCCGTGTTCGTATTCTGGCTGTTTGCCAACAATGCCTTCCACAAGATCTACAACTACCCGGAACACATGCAACGCCTCGGCCTCGAGGTCACCGACAAGAAGCACTTCAAGCTCCTGAACATGGACTGTTACTGGTCCATCCTCGGGCGCAAACAGGCCTGA
- a CDS encoding AAA family ATPase, giving the protein MALQPDTDKHNLNHPHTVAIAGGGGGVGKTSVALNLGLTLARQGKRVLLLDGDTGPSSVTARLGLGAGRDLSGVLEAQYALEDALLTADYDLDILPGVAGLHRCPDMDQRDAMTALEALDELEHGYDYVILDTGSGTDLPGLHMVASAALACTVVTPDPDSLKQVFSLVRNLRKRGYRRVPSVVVNMASGASQAQSIFQRLDGAVGRHLGDSLHYLGAIWRDETLRQSVTTGVPVATLPVSDPSCRQFHTLADMLDVRLSRLPPEKSGVAGYWQSVLRRRHKTELHHQEEIVGQPRSEEERLSAAMDELDSVLGERIDPMLRYEAFNRFFALLGRNLDADSIEFIQTGLAAMPWEKMPPADRQHMATHLWHLADQIAPPESENPKPAAVPVAAPEPLFDRISLGEQERLVRALREQPADVSIDQLLRALASHVGGRS; this is encoded by the coding sequence ATGGCCCTTCAACCGGATACCGACAAGCACAATTTGAACCACCCTCACACGGTTGCCATTGCCGGAGGTGGGGGCGGGGTAGGAAAGACCTCCGTGGCGTTGAACCTGGGCCTGACCCTGGCGAGGCAGGGTAAACGGGTGTTGTTGCTGGACGGTGACACCGGGCCCTCCAGTGTCACAGCACGGCTGGGACTGGGGGCAGGCAGAGATCTCTCCGGGGTGCTTGAAGCACAATATGCTCTGGAAGATGCCCTGCTGACCGCGGACTATGACCTCGATATCCTGCCCGGAGTGGCCGGCTTGCACCGATGCCCGGACATGGATCAGCGTGATGCCATGACTGCGCTGGAGGCACTGGATGAACTGGAGCACGGCTATGACTATGTGATTCTGGATACCGGCAGCGGCACCGATCTTCCGGGGCTGCACATGGTGGCCAGCGCGGCACTGGCCTGTACGGTGGTTACACCGGATCCCGATTCCCTGAAACAGGTGTTTTCTCTGGTCCGGAATCTGAGAAAACGTGGTTACCGGCGGGTGCCCAGCGTAGTGGTCAACATGGCATCCGGAGCCAGTCAGGCACAGTCGATTTTCCAGCGGCTGGATGGTGCCGTCGGGCGTCATCTGGGGGATTCCCTGCATTATCTCGGCGCGATCTGGCGTGACGAAACTCTGCGCCAGTCCGTGACGACCGGAGTCCCGGTGGCGACTTTGCCGGTATCCGATCCTTCCTGCCGCCAGTTCCACACCCTCGCCGATATGCTCGACGTCCGCCTTTCCCGCCTGCCACCGGAAAAATCGGGAGTGGCGGGTTACTGGCAGTCGGTTCTTCGACGCCGACACAAAACGGAACTGCACCACCAGGAAGAGATTGTCGGGCAACCCAGGAGCGAGGAAGAACGTCTCTCGGCCGCCATGGATGAGCTGGACTCGGTACTCGGTGAGCGTATCGACCCCATGCTGCGTTATGAGGCATTCAATCGTTTTTTTGCACTGCTGGGGCGCAATCTGGATGCCGATAGCATCGAGTTTATCCAGACCGGTCTGGCGGCCATGCCCTGGGAAAAGATGCCGCCCGCGGACCGGCAGCACATGGCCACTCACTTATGGCATCTGGCAGACCAGATTGCGCCGCCAGAGAGTGAGAATCCCAAACCAGCCGCTGTGCCAGTGGCAGCCCCCGAACCCCTGTTTGACCGCATCAGCCTTGGAGAACAGGAGCGCCTGGTGCGGGCTCTTAGGGAGCAACCGGCGGACGTTTCCATTGATCAGCTGCTTCGCGCCCTCGCCAGTCACGTTGGTGGCCGTTCCTGA
- a CDS encoding EAL domain-containing protein: MKPEHADQTSSQGVPARLLVVDDEPRLLSSLASLLRSQGYEVTEAEGGERACELIDQQSFDLALLDLRMPGVDGFEVMAELSGKQPDCGTIVVSGESSFAAVSRALRRGALDYIRKPFDPEELLATVESVINKQSLMRAHEHIQVRLEKSEALHRYIVNTSPDIVFMLDEEGYICFINSKVESLLGYQPEELCGKHFRQILDDRDVSKGTYALKGANITADNPRTLEVRLKTRGSQQATRHFEITAFPIDPQTWPHTGDSQIGATPKSARYYGTARDVTERKEAEAFINFQAYHDLLTRLPNRALFKDRLELAIAQARRGKEKLAVMFLDLDRFKIINDTLGHAMGDRLLQAVTQRLEKCLRKGDTLSRFGGDEFTLLLPAIHDNDDARQIARKLIRALQAPFQLGEHEVFVGVSIGIAVYPEAGENLDQLIQSADIAMYHVKGRGKDGYRFYSQTMSVDTANRLNLERDLRLALERDELRVFYQPQVCSRSNRIVGLEALVRWQHPERGLLYPGDFLALAEETKLIVQLSEWVMDRAFRDVGDWIRNGHPDLRLAVNLSPTQVEHPRFVDNLVRRMTKQYFPPDNLEIEITENVIMSDLDQISHKLRELATVGVRIAIDDFGTGYSSLNYLHRLPIHTLKVDQSFVRAIRSGEEGACIVNAIVAMAHGLKLEIVAEGVETDEQLSYLRNLGCHQVQGFFYGPARPAEEVFKALEERTVKAVSF; the protein is encoded by the coding sequence ATGAAACCTGAACACGCTGATCAAACCTCGAGCCAGGGGGTCCCGGCCAGGCTCCTGGTAGTGGACGATGAGCCCCGGCTTCTGAGCTCGCTTGCCTCCCTGCTGCGTAGCCAGGGCTATGAGGTAACCGAAGCCGAAGGGGGCGAGCGAGCCTGTGAACTGATTGATCAACAGTCGTTTGACCTCGCACTGCTGGACCTTCGAATGCCCGGCGTGGACGGTTTCGAGGTCATGGCGGAACTGTCCGGCAAGCAACCGGACTGCGGCACCATTGTCGTCAGCGGCGAAAGTTCGTTTGCGGCGGTCAGCCGCGCGCTGCGCCGGGGCGCGCTTGATTACATCCGCAAACCCTTCGACCCCGAGGAATTGCTGGCAACCGTCGAGAGTGTCATCAACAAGCAATCCCTCATGCGGGCACACGAACATATCCAGGTGCGGCTGGAAAAATCCGAAGCCCTTCACCGCTATATCGTCAACACCTCACCGGACATCGTGTTCATGCTCGATGAGGAAGGCTATATCTGCTTCATCAACAGCAAGGTCGAGTCCCTGCTTGGCTACCAACCGGAGGAACTCTGCGGCAAGCATTTCCGGCAGATTCTCGACGACCGGGACGTGTCCAAGGGAACTTACGCCCTGAAAGGGGCCAACATCACCGCAGATAACCCGCGCACTCTGGAAGTGCGGCTCAAAACCCGCGGCAGCCAGCAGGCAACCCGTCATTTTGAGATCACGGCCTTTCCGATCGATCCTCAGACCTGGCCACACACCGGTGACAGCCAGATCGGCGCAACCCCGAAATCCGCCCGCTACTATGGCACGGCCCGGGATGTGACCGAGCGCAAGGAGGCCGAGGCGTTCATCAATTTCCAGGCCTATCACGACCTGCTGACGCGCCTGCCCAACCGCGCCCTGTTCAAGGACCGCCTGGAACTCGCAATCGCCCAGGCCCGACGGGGTAAGGAAAAGCTGGCAGTCATGTTCCTGGACCTTGATCGCTTCAAGATCATCAACGACACCCTCGGCCATGCCATGGGTGACCGCCTGCTCCAGGCCGTGACCCAGCGGCTGGAGAAGTGCCTGCGAAAGGGAGACACCCTGTCCCGCTTCGGCGGGGATGAATTCACCCTGCTACTACCGGCGATCCATGACAATGACGACGCCCGGCAGATCGCCCGAAAGCTGATCCGGGCACTTCAGGCTCCGTTCCAGCTGGGCGAGCACGAGGTGTTTGTCGGTGTCAGTATCGGGATCGCGGTTTATCCCGAGGCCGGCGAGAACCTGGATCAGCTGATCCAGAGCGCCGATATCGCCATGTACCACGTCAAAGGGCGTGGCAAGGATGGTTACCGGTTCTACTCCCAGACCATGAGCGTGGATACCGCCAACCGGCTGAACCTCGAACGGGATCTTCGCCTGGCCCTGGAGCGTGATGAACTCCGGGTGTTCTACCAGCCCCAGGTTTGTTCCAGGAGCAACCGCATCGTCGGTCTGGAAGCACTGGTGCGATGGCAGCACCCGGAACGCGGACTGCTCTATCCCGGGGATTTCCTGGCCCTGGCCGAGGAGACCAAGCTGATCGTCCAGCTCAGCGAATGGGTCATGGACCGGGCCTTCCGGGATGTCGGTGACTGGATCCGGAACGGCCATCCGGACCTTCGCCTGGCGGTGAACCTCTCCCCGACCCAGGTGGAGCATCCCCGCTTCGTGGACAATCTTGTCAGGCGGATGACCAAACAGTACTTCCCACCCGACAATCTGGAGATCGAGATCACCGAAAACGTGATCATGAGCGATCTGGACCAGATCAGTCACAAGTTGCGCGAACTGGCAACGGTTGGTGTGCGCATCGCCATCGACGATTTTGGCACGGGCTATTCGTCCCTCAACTACCTGCACCGGCTGCCCATCCATACTCTGAAGGTCGATCAGTCCTTTGTCCGTGCCATTCGCAGCGGCGAGGAGGGGGCCTGTATCGTCAACGCAATCGTTGCCATGGCCCATGGCCTGAAGCTGGAAATCGTCGCCGAAGGCGTGGAAACGGACGAGCAGCTTTCGTATTTGCGCAACCTGGGCTGCCACCAGGTTCAGGGCTTCTTCTACGGGCCCGCCCGACCAGCCGAGGAGGTTTTCAAGGCCCTGGAAGAGAGGACTGTCAAAGCCGTTTCCTTCTGA